From a region of the Coprococcus comes ATCC 27758 genome:
- a CDS encoding LTA synthase family protein — protein MKKPKIKSIGYGFYCILMILISVLGFILYNLGNWVLDTWGLLSIDEIIFHLKVPLDGTNSDVVLDGINACVPLAVLVLFLSIFLIIGLRNKHGKCMIALFLVAVIACGSAGRAAYEVYDELDVKEYLVSQKKESHFIEQNYVDPRTTKITFPEQKRNLIYIYLESMESTFASKGDGGGLDFNCILELTTLAEENTNFSDSDKLGGGYPAYGGTWTMAGIFSQTSGIPIKNSEQTDDVNATLAEQSSFSSQARNLEDILADEGYNQCFMIGSDATFGGRRAYFESHGKGQTEICDYNTAKENGQIPEDYYVWWGYEDQKLFANAQEKLTELSSKDEPFNFTMLTVDTHFEDGYVCEQCQNEFGDNQYANVMACSSRQVDAFVKWIQQQPFYENTTIVISGDHLTMDSDFCNDVSEDYERSVYNVFINLPEGLDTSFEKTHSREFATLDMFPTTLAAMGVTIEGDRLALGVNLFSDEQTLTEQYGRKGLDKELMKKSKFYDMLINDVDIDALQKKRKEEAEKQQEENADNQENTDNQEQQTNQPDAGVDTSGIETPDAWQGYTQDNYQYNYNDGSNDYWYDGGNSWDNSWNGGYDDNTYVEPTPTPEPTPAPTPEPTPDPTPAPDPAPEPTPTPDPAPDSTPTPDPGGGAESNAGGTTENVN, from the coding sequence ATGAAAAAACCAAAGATAAAAAGTATCGGTTATGGATTCTATTGTATTCTGATGATTTTAATCTCAGTTCTTGGATTTATTCTTTATAATCTGGGAAACTGGGTATTAGACACGTGGGGGCTGTTGTCTATCGATGAAATTATTTTTCATCTGAAAGTACCGCTTGATGGGACAAACTCAGACGTAGTACTTGATGGGATCAATGCATGCGTACCATTGGCAGTATTAGTATTATTTTTATCTATTTTCCTGATTATAGGATTAAGGAATAAGCATGGAAAATGTATGATTGCGTTATTTCTTGTAGCTGTGATTGCCTGTGGAAGTGCAGGAAGGGCGGCTTATGAAGTATATGATGAATTGGATGTAAAAGAATATCTGGTAAGTCAGAAGAAAGAATCGCATTTTATTGAACAGAATTATGTGGATCCACGTACAACGAAGATTACATTTCCGGAACAAAAAAGAAATCTGATTTATATTTATCTGGAGTCAATGGAATCCACCTTTGCGTCAAAAGGAGATGGAGGAGGACTGGATTTTAACTGCATTCTGGAACTGACGACTCTTGCAGAAGAAAATACTAATTTTTCCGATTCAGATAAATTGGGTGGTGGATATCCTGCTTATGGAGGAACCTGGACAATGGCAGGTATTTTTTCACAGACTTCAGGAATACCGATCAAGAATTCGGAACAGACGGATGATGTAAATGCAACACTTGCAGAACAGTCTTCTTTCTCTTCGCAGGCAAGAAACTTAGAGGATATTCTTGCAGATGAAGGATATAACCAGTGTTTTATGATTGGCTCTGATGCGACTTTTGGGGGAAGAAGAGCTTACTTTGAGAGTCATGGAAAAGGACAAACAGAAATCTGTGATTATAATACGGCAAAAGAAAACGGACAGATACCAGAAGATTATTATGTATGGTGGGGATATGAGGATCAGAAGCTGTTTGCAAATGCGCAGGAAAAACTGACCGAATTAAGTTCAAAAGATGAACCGTTTAATTTTACTATGCTGACGGTAGATACCCATTTTGAAGATGGATATGTATGTGAACAGTGTCAGAATGAATTTGGTGATAACCAGTATGCAAATGTAATGGCATGTTCGAGCAGGCAGGTAGATGCATTTGTAAAATGGATTCAACAACAGCCATTTTATGAAAATACAACGATTGTAATAAGTGGGGATCATTTGACGATGGATTCTGATTTCTGTAATGATGTCAGTGAAGATTATGAACGTAGTGTATACAATGTATTTATCAATCTTCCAGAAGGTCTGGACACTTCATTTGAAAAAACACATAGCAGAGAGTTTGCAACACTGGATATGTTCCCGACCACGTTGGCTGCGATGGGAGTAACAATTGAAGGAGACAGGTTAGCACTTGGAGTGAATCTGTTTTCTGATGAGCAGACACTTACCGAGCAATATGGAAGAAAAGGCCTTGATAAAGAGCTGATGAAAAAATCAAAATTCTATGATATGCTGATCAATGATGTGGATATTGATGCACTACAGAAAAAGCGAAAGGAAGAGGCCGAAAAACAGCAGGAGGAAAATGCAGATAATCAGGAAAATACAGATAATCAAGAGCAGCAGACGAATCAGCCAGATGCAGGTGTAGATACAAGTGGTATTGAAACGCCGGATGCATGGCAGGGGTATACGCAGGATAATTATCAGTATAATTATAATGACGGATCGAATGATTACTGGTATGACGGAGGAAATTCCTGGGACAATTCATGGAATGGAGGATATGATGATAATACTTATGTAGAACCAACTCCAACGCCGGAACCGACTCCAGCTCCAACGCCGGAACCAACACCAGATCCAACGCCGGCACCGGATCCAGCGCCAGAGCCGACACCAACACCAGATCCGGCACCGGATTCAACACCAACTCCGGATCCCGGTGGAGGCGCAGAAAGCAATGCAGGCGGAACAACAGAAAATGTAAATTAG
- the glmS gene encoding glutamine--fructose-6-phosphate transaminase (isomerizing), which produces MCGIVGYVGSQQAAPILLDGLSKLEYRGYDSAGLAVRNGTEETEVIKAKGRLKVLAEKTNNGTAVPGTCGIGHTRWATHGEPSENNAHPHMSDDGNVVAVHNGIIENYQELKNKLLRKGYTFYSETDTEVAVKLIDYYYKKYEGTPVDAINHSLVRIRGSYALAVMFKDYPEEIYVARKDSPMILGVGDGESFIASDVPAILKYTRNVYYIGNLEMAKISKDEIIFYNLDGEEIQKEMKTIEWDAEAAEKAGYEHFMMKEIHEQPRAVKDTLNSVLKDGKFDLTDIGLAEEDIRRTSQIYIVACGSAYHVGMVAQYVIEDLVKIPVRVELASEFRYRKPILDPNGLVIIISQSGETADSLAALRETKAQGIRTLGIVNVVGSSIAREADKVFYTLAGPEISVATTKAYSTQLMASYILAIEFAKVKNTITEEQYENYIAELQAIPEKIEKIIEDKERIQWFAAKQANAKDAFFVGRGIDYAICMEGSLKMKEISYVHSEAYAAGELKHGTISLIEDGTLVIGVLTQPELYEKTISNMVECKSRGAYLMGLTTYGNYSIEDTADFVVYIPKTDEHFEASLAVIPLQLMGYYVSVAKGLDVDKPRNLAKSVTVE; this is translated from the coding sequence ATGTGTGGAATCGTAGGATATGTTGGATCGCAGCAGGCGGCTCCGATCTTACTGGATGGACTGTCAAAGCTGGAGTATCGTGGATATGATTCAGCAGGGCTTGCTGTCCGTAATGGAACCGAAGAAACGGAAGTCATCAAGGCAAAAGGCCGTTTGAAAGTATTAGCTGAGAAGACCAACAACGGTACAGCAGTTCCGGGAACCTGTGGAATCGGTCACACCAGATGGGCAACACACGGGGAACCGTCAGAGAACAATGCGCATCCGCATATGAGTGACGATGGCAATGTAGTTGCTGTACACAACGGTATTATTGAAAACTATCAGGAGTTAAAGAACAAGCTGCTCCGCAAAGGATATACATTCTACTCTGAGACGGATACAGAGGTTGCTGTTAAGCTGATCGATTATTATTATAAAAAGTATGAAGGAACACCGGTAGATGCGATCAACCATTCCCTGGTCCGCATTCGTGGATCTTATGCGCTTGCTGTGATGTTCAAGGATTATCCGGAAGAAATTTATGTGGCAAGAAAAGACAGCCCGATGATTTTAGGTGTCGGTGATGGGGAATCCTTTATTGCGTCTGATGTACCGGCTATTTTGAAATATACAAGAAATGTATACTATATTGGTAATCTGGAGATGGCAAAGATCAGCAAAGATGAAATCATTTTCTACAATCTGGATGGTGAAGAAATCCAGAAGGAGATGAAGACCATCGAATGGGATGCGGAAGCAGCTGAAAAAGCCGGTTATGAGCATTTTATGATGAAAGAGATCCATGAGCAGCCAAGAGCGGTTAAGGATACTCTGAATTCTGTATTAAAAGACGGAAAGTTTGATCTGACAGATATCGGATTAGCGGAAGAGGATATCCGGAGAACAAGCCAGATTTACATTGTAGCATGTGGTTCTGCTTACCATGTAGGTATGGTGGCACAGTATGTGATCGAGGATCTGGTGAAGATTCCTGTTCGTGTGGAGCTGGCTTCTGAATTCCGTTACCGTAAGCCAATTCTGGATCCAAATGGTCTGGTGATCATTATCAGCCAGTCAGGAGAGACTGCAGACAGTCTTGCAGCGCTCCGTGAGACAAAAGCGCAGGGAATCCGTACACTTGGAATTGTCAATGTAGTTGGATCTTCTATTGCAAGAGAAGCGGATAAGGTATTCTATACTCTTGCAGGACCGGAGATCTCTGTGGCAACAACGAAAGCGTACAGTACACAGCTGATGGCTTCTTACATCCTTGCAATTGAGTTTGCCAAAGTAAAAAATACAATCACTGAAGAGCAGTATGAAAATTATATTGCCGAATTACAGGCAATCCCGGAGAAGATTGAAAAGATTATTGAAGATAAAGAAAGAATCCAGTGGTTTGCAGCAAAGCAGGCAAATGCAAAGGACGCATTTTTTGTCGGACGTGGAATTGATTACGCAATCTGTATGGAAGGCAGCCTGAAGATGAAAGAGATCAGTTACGTTCATTCAGAGGCATATGCAGCGGGAGAACTCAAGCACGGAACCATTTCTCTGATAGAGGATGGAACGCTTGTGATCGGTGTGCTGACACAGCCGGAATTATATGAAAAGACGATCAGCAACATGGTAGAGTGCAAGAGTCGTGGTGCATATCTGATGGGACTTACAACTTATGGCAATTACAGCATTGAGGATACTGCTGATTTTGTGGTTTACATTCCGAAGACAGATGAGCATTTTGAGGCATCGCTTGCAGTGATTCCGCTGCAGCTGATGGGATATTATGTATCCGTTGCAAAGGGACTGGATGTAGATAAGCCGCGTAATCTGGCGAAATCTGTAACGGTTGAATAA
- a CDS encoding spore coat protein CotJB, whose protein sequence is MPNSKPCRKDLLMQIGHASFAVDDVKLYLDTHPRDQEALDFFYEYNKKRNQLLKEYAKYYGPLTVDTAVPSCSDRWNWIQEPWPWQEGGC, encoded by the coding sequence ATGCCAAATTCCAAACCTTGTAGAAAAGATCTCCTGATGCAGATTGGTCATGCGAGCTTTGCGGTAGATGATGTGAAGCTTTATCTGGACACTCATCCTCGTGATCAGGAAGCACTGGACTTTTTTTATGAATATAATAAAAAAAGGAACCAGTTGTTGAAAGAATATGCAAAATATTATGGACCGCTCACAGTAGATACCGCTGTTCCTTCCTGCTCAGACAGATGGAACTGGATTCAGGAACCATGGCCATGGCAGGAAGGAGGGTGTTAG
- a CDS encoding spore coat associated protein CotJA: MQNCRNNNPYMRRANCGYGNNNNSCNSNSCMANNDGRNLSMSAPVYRERSGCSDRDDALDGMSIAMAYVPWQSWRHIYEAGKGFHRGTIFEELDLPFKGKGGCNA; this comes from the coding sequence ATGCAAAATTGCAGAAATAATAATCCATATATGAGACGTGCAAATTGTGGATATGGCAATAATAACAATAGCTGTAATAGTAATTCATGTATGGCGAACAATGATGGAAGAAATCTATCGATGTCAGCACCTGTTTACCGAGAACGATCTGGATGTAGCGACCGGGACGATGCGTTGGATGGAATGTCGATCGCAATGGCTTATGTGCCATGGCAGAGTTGGAGACACATTTACGAAGCCGGAAAAGGATTCCACAGAGGAACCATATTCGAAGAGCTTGATCTTCCGTTTAAGGGGAAAGGAGGATGTAACGCATGA
- a CDS encoding S1C family serine protease, whose amino-acid sequence MDNQYNYYRPDSDENRGADNQQGFGAGPQQNPKAPKPKKGYAKKVALVVGAAVLFGAVGGVTMQGTSYLTGKLLGKNTKSTVGTTKTVSNAKLTTSTSTVTSDVSDIVENTLPSIVSITNMSVQEVQNFFGGISQQESESAGSGIIISQNDSELLVVTNNHVVEGSDTLTVTFNDGNSVEAQIKGTDSARDLAVVAVPLDKISDDTMNAIKVATLGDSDSLKVGEPAIAIGNALGYGQSVTTGIVSATGRTIDGFDGEYIQTDAAINPGNSGGALLNANGEVIGINSAKINSSAVEGMGFAIPISDASDVIQNLMNKETRSKVSDEERGYLGIKGYDVSEEGAQMYNMPTGVYVKEVMSGGGAEKAGLTKGSIITGFEGSSISGMSSLQEQLQYYKAGEEVTLTVQIPDKNGEYTEKDIKVTLGKNS is encoded by the coding sequence ATGGACAATCAGTACAATTATTACAGACCAGATTCAGATGAAAATAGAGGAGCAGACAATCAGCAGGGATTCGGAGCAGGACCGCAGCAGAATCCGAAAGCTCCAAAACCGAAAAAAGGTTACGCAAAGAAAGTCGCACTTGTTGTAGGTGCTGCAGTATTATTCGGGGCAGTTGGTGGTGTGACGATGCAGGGAACCAGTTATCTGACTGGTAAGCTGCTTGGAAAGAATACAAAGAGTACCGTAGGCACAACAAAGACTGTATCGAACGCAAAGCTTACGACATCTACCAGTACAGTAACTTCTGATGTATCAGATATTGTTGAGAATACACTTCCGTCAATCGTTTCTATTACCAATATGAGCGTACAGGAAGTACAGAATTTCTTCGGAGGAATCAGCCAGCAGGAGAGTGAAAGCGCCGGATCCGGTATTATCATCAGCCAGAATGATTCAGAACTCCTGGTTGTTACCAATAACCATGTTGTAGAAGGAAGCGATACACTTACTGTTACATTTAATGATGGTAACAGCGTGGAAGCGCAGATTAAAGGAACAGACTCCGCAAGGGATCTTGCAGTCGTAGCTGTTCCGCTTGATAAAATTTCAGACGATACAATGAATGCGATTAAGGTTGCAACACTTGGAGATTCAGATTCTCTGAAGGTTGGAGAACCTGCTATTGCAATCGGTAATGCACTTGGCTATGGACAGTCTGTTACAACTGGTATCGTCAGTGCAACCGGACGAACAATTGATGGATTTGACGGAGAATACATCCAGACAGATGCAGCAATCAACCCTGGTAACAGTGGTGGAGCTCTTCTGAATGCAAATGGTGAGGTAATCGGTATCAACTCTGCAAAGATCAACAGCTCGGCAGTAGAGGGTATGGGATTTGCGATTCCGATTTCTGATGCAAGTGATGTTATCCAGAATCTGATGAATAAAGAGACAAGAAGCAAGGTTTCAGATGAAGAAAGAGGATATCTTGGAATCAAGGGATACGATGTATCTGAAGAAGGTGCACAGATGTACAATATGCCGACCGGTGTTTATGTCAAAGAAGTTATGAGTGGTGGCGGAGCTGAGAAAGCCGGCCTTACAAAAGGATCGATCATTACTGGTTTTGAGGGAAGTTCCATCAGTGGTATGAGCTCTCTTCAGGAACAGCTTCAGTATTATAAAGCCGGAGAAGAGGTAACGCTTACCGTACAGATCCCGGATAAGAATGGTGAATATACAGAGAAAGATATCAAGGTTACACTTGGTAAAAATTCATAA